The stretch of DNA CCCATGAAAAATCCATTTTCATTCCATTGCGCTGGATATTTCCCCATAATTCAGGTTTGTTAAAATAGCGGATCGCACGTTTAACGGCATCCGCAAAGGCTGAAGGATAGGGCTTTGTAAACAAGAAACCGGTACCACCATCGACCTGGCGAGAAACAGGCAGGATGGTGTCAGCCAAACCGCCGGTCTTTCGGGCAATGGGGACGCAACCGTAAAGCATGGCAATCATTTGTGAAAGACCGCAGGGCTCGTATCTCGATGGCATCAAGAATATGTCTGCGCCTGCATAGAGTTGATGAGCGAGTTTATTATCGTAATCAATCACTGCGCGCACACGTTCTGGGAACCGAGTTTCCAGCTCGCGTGCAAGATTTTCAACAAAGGGGGTTCCGGTCCCCAGGAAAATTGCCTGCCATGGAAGATCCTGGCAATATACTAAACCCTTTAATGCAATATCGATCCCCTTTTGAGGGTCCATTCGGCTGATGAGAGTCAGCAGCGGCACCTGATCGTCTTCAAGGAGGTTGAATGTGGATTGTAGAGCGCGTTTGTTTTCCAAACGCAGGGATAGTGATCGATCTGAAAAGTTTCGCTGGACATGGGGATCATTTTCGGGGTCCCACAGGGTTGTATCCAGTCCATTGATGATACCGGTCAATGCAGTTTTTCGAGTTTGCAGGAAATCCTCTAACCCACAGCCAAATTCCGGTGTGAGAATTTCCTTTGCATAATTTGGTGAGACTGCAACGATTTTATCTGCATACAATAAGCCCAGCGGCAGTGGAGCATGGCGCGCCCAATCGGGAAGCAACGTGTTTTGTGTGGGCGGCAATCCGTAGTCTGTCAGACTTTGCTGTATGCCATAGCCCATGAAGGGTAGGTTGTGTAAATTGTGGAGGGTTTTGGTTCTGGCAAGGGGAGCAGAATGTTTTGCACATTCCTTCAGGGCATAGATGGCAATGGCGGTGTGCCAATCATTCGCATGGAGGACATCTAGGCGCCAATTAAGAAATTCTGCCAATCCCAGGGCTGCCAGCGAAAAAAAGACGTATTTTTCACCATCCTCGCTCGTGATAAGTGAATAAACCTGAGCCTCTGCCGCAATTGGAGCACCATCCAGGAAGTAGATTGGATATTCGCCGTCAGCATAACGATAAACCTGGCAAGGAATGGTCTCCTCTTTTTTTGCAACAGGGAATTCACCGAGAAATTCAACCTGAAAACCTTTCTTTTTAATGGCTTGGTGATAGGGCAGGGCAACACGGATATCGATAGGGTGGGAATCGGGATGCTGTTCTGCAATATGGTGAATGGCAGCGGGCAAGGCGCCAGCGACATCGCCCAAACCGCCAATTTTCACAAAGGGTTCAGATTCTGCAGCAACGAAGAGAACATTAACCGTCACGGATGAGCCACCTTTTTTCTATCGCGATGAAAAATATGCTTGAACAATTTCAATGTAATCCTGAGTTTCTGCCATTTCAGAAGAAGCACCCAGGTATTCAATCAGTTCCTGGATCGTATTTGATTTTCGGATTGCATCCTCTCTGCCCCAGGTGCGGCTTTTAACCTCCAGGAAATGACCCAAATCGGGGTTAATTAGCGTGTCGATATTGATGTAGAAATCGGTGCCCTTGTATTGGATTTTGAAGCGGAGTCGATTCTTTTCAATGTCGATTTCACGAACGGGAGCGAAATATTCGCGGTAAAACCTTAGAGAATGGGTGGCAGGGGCATAATAGCGACTGCGGGACAGGACAACATCATGTTCAAAGGTATCTTCTGAGGAAACGCCTACGAGCGTCAGCCGGCTGCGGACCTGAGTGACCTTGCCCTCCCTGTTGATAAATTCATCCTCCCGGTAGCGTAAACGACCTTCGCTTTCGTCTTCGAAAAAGAAATATGTGTCATATTCGCGGTAATGCCGGGTGTATTCAACGTCGATAGCCTCTTTTTCAAGGGCTTTGATGATTGCATCGGGATTGTTGATGCGCACCTTTGATTGGACTTCAAAGCTCTCTTCTTCCATTGCGCCGCCAATCGCAATGAGCTTGGACAGTACTGAGCGTTCTCGTTTGATGAGGAAGGCATCTATTTCTTTTGCATAGGACCGGGCTTCCAGTATCAATTGACGCTCATCCAGGGTGAGCAGATCGCGATCGCGCATCAGCCAGCGACCATTGACCATCACATCACTGACATCGGTTGATTTTGCCGCGTAGATCACCTGGGCGTAAATCCCGTCGGGGTTGTGTTTGAAATTTGGAGAGTTGTGCAACTCATCAATTCCAATCAAGATCATGTCTGCCCGTTTTCCAACAACAAGGGAGCCTATCAAATGGTCTAAATGGATTGCTTTGGCTCCCATACTGGTGGCCATAGCCAGGGTCTGTCGGGCAGGCAGAGCAGTGGGGTCGCCCGAGACGCATTTTGCAATCATTGATGCCAGACGAATCTCTTCGATCATATCCAGGTCGTTATTGGAAGCCGGCCCATCGGTGCCAATGCCCACGTTCAAGCCCAGCTCGAGCATGCGGGTGACATTGGCGAATCCGGAAGCCAGCTTCAGGTTCGAGGAAGGGTTATGGGCAACACCAGCGCCCGCATTCTTGATGGTTCGCATCTCGCCCTCGTCAATATGCACGCAATGCGCTGCGATCACTTTGGCATCAAAAATCCCCCGCTTACGAACGTAGGGTACCACTGGCATTCCAAATTCTTTGCGGATGTTCTCAACTTCGTTTGAGGTTTCGGCAATATGTGTATGCAAAGGGACATCGTATTTTTGAGCTAATTGTGTGCAAGCGAAGAAGATTTCATCCGTACAGGTATAGGGTGCATGAGGAGCAACTGATGGCACAATCAGAGGGTGGTCTTTCCAGATCTTGATAAAGTCTTCTGCCGCTGCAAGCGATTCTTCATAAGAGGCTGCATCCGGTGTGGGGAATTTTAGAACGGTTTGTGAACAAATTGCTCGTAAGCCTGCTTCTGCTGTCGCTTCGGCAATGTCGTGTTCAAAATAATACATATCCACAAAAGTGGTTACCCCGGTGCGAATGGATTCTGCGCAAGCAAGCTTGGTCCCCAAGCGGACAAATTCTGGCGAAACAAATTCTCTTTCGACAGGCATCATGTAACCCATCAACCATACGTCCAACCGGAGGTCATCCGCCAGTCCGCGCAACAGGGTCATGGGAACATGGGTATGAGCATTGATTAAGCCGGGCATAAGGATCTTTCCCTGGCAGTCCAGCAAATTTTCTGCCTGATAGGCATTTTGAATTTCTTCCTGCCTTCCAACGGCAAGGATGCTGTCACCGGAGACAACAACCGCGCCAGGTTCGTATAGATTAAATTCATCATCCATTGTGAGGACAATGGCGTTGGTTAATATCCAATCTGCGTGTATCATTTTGTTTCCCTTTCAGAACCACCTTTGATGTCTTTTAGATAGCGCCTCAGAAATTCCAGCCCGACATGCTTTGCCCAAATCTGAGCATGTTGAATGGGTCCGCCGTAAAACCTCGTTACGCTGGCTGTTTCACCGGCGCCCTGCAGCGCCAGATGGAGTGTGAGGTGATCGTCAATATTGATAGCAATTCCAAACACAAGGCTATCGGTGAAAGCCATGTATTCAGAAGCAACGATTTTTGTTAATGTCGCCATATCGATTGGCGTTGTAAGCCGGGGGTCAATGAATATAATATTAGCCTGGTTTGTCGAAGGAAAAATCCTTAATTCTTCTTCAAACCCCGCGATGATGACTCGCAATTGTAAATTATTTTCTTGCAACAAAGCTGTAACGATGCTATCGAGGGTTTCATTATCACGACCATAAATATTGTCTCCCAGGCGTTGGTACAGGTCGTCAATAATTGGAATTATCAACTGGTCTGCTTCCTGCTCAGAGCTGGCTTTTGCCGTTATGCGTATGTCGACCTGACCAGGATGAGCGAGTAAGCCAACGGTTGGATTGGATTTTCCTTCCAGGTCCGCGATGATTTCGTCGATTACCGATTCGCCCATGGAGGCGACATGCAAAACAGCGGCTTTGATGATGTGCGCTTCCAGTTGAAAGCGCTGCTTCAAGAAGGGAATAACGTCGTGGTGAAGAAGGTGCTTCATCTCCTGGGGGACGCCAGGCAATGAAATAATAAATTTCGAATCTTGTTCAACGATGAAGCAGGGCGCGGTGCCAACCGGGTTGTGAATGGGGATGGCATTTTCAGGAATATAAGCCTGTCGACGGTTATTTTCTGTTGGTTTCCTACCAAAATTTTTATATCTTTCGACGATTTGTTCCCACAACTGATCGAGGAAAACCAGCTGGCGACCTACGGCGTCAGCGACAGCCTGGCGGGTCGGGTCATCGATGGTGGGTCCCAATCCGCCCGTGGTGATGATGATGTCAGCGCGCTGCAAACCTTCTTTGATCGTGTTAGCAATGCGGTTTGGGTTATCTCCGATGGTTGTGATGCGATAGATATCAATGCCATGATCGCGCATTGTTCGGGCGATGTAAGTGGAATTGGTATCTGTGATTTCCCCGAGAAGAAGCTCGGTACCGATAGTAATAATTTCTAATGTTGGCATAATTCCTCTATATTGATTTTATCCCAAAATTTGGACTTAATCTGCATCTGGAGAAGTTTCCTTGATGGGGTATATTTTAATTGAATAAGATTAACCCATATACGGAAAAAGATATATGACCTATCAAAAACGTATTGGCAAAATTGGTGAAGCGATTGCTGCAAAACACCTGGCAAGTAAGGGCTATCAAATCCTGGACCAGAACTTTACCTCCCGATTTGGTGAAATAGACCTGGTGGCGCTTGATAAGGATTGTGTCGCATTTGTTGAGGTGAAGACGCGCACCTCCGTTGGATTTGGACATCCAGAGGAAAGTATTACTGAGTCAAAGCTTGAAAAATTAGAAAACACGGCTTTGTTGTGGTTGGAAGCCCATCCAGAAGCACCGGATGATTGGCGAATTGACGTGATTGCAATTCTTCTTGACCACCAGGATAACCTTAGGGAATTAAAGCATTTTGTAAATACGATCTAATGTCAACGGAAGTAAAAAAGCCCTTAATAATTATTTTAGGCCCAACAGCCGTTGGAAAGACGACTGCGGCGATGGTTCTGGCACGACGCTTTGGCGGGGAGATTGTCTCGGCAGATTCAAGGCAACTGTATCGCGGGATGAATATTGGAACAGCAAAGCCAACTGCTGATGAAATGAATCTGGTTCCTCATCATTTAATTGACGTCGCCGATCCTGACCAGGTGTGGAGCCTGGGGATTTACCAACGTGAAGCCTATCGAGCGATCGGTCAGATTCATGGGCGGGGTAAGCTGCCTTTTCTGGTGGGCGGTACGGGTCAATACATCCGCTCAATCATGGAGGGCTGGCTAATACCGCCGCAGGAGCCTGATATTGCCCTGAGGAAGGCAATTACACATTGGGCCGAAATCATCGGCTCAGAGGCCTTGTACGACCGTCTGGAGCGAATTGACCCGGATGCCGCCAGGCAAATAGACCATCGCAATGTCCGCCGCACGATTCGTGCGTTGGAAGTGATCTTCAAAACAGGTGAACGCTTTTCAGATTTACGCCAGAAACAAACCTGTCGTTACCATTTATTTGTAATGGGGATCAACCGACCGAGAGAGGTTCTGTATGACCGCATTGACCAACGGGTTGACGAAATGTTGAATCAAGGCCTGGTTCAGGAGGTGCAGGGGTTGCTGGAGGCTCAGCTTTCACCTGACCTGCCGACGCTATCGGCGATTGGTTATGCTGAGATTATCCAGTATTTACAGGGTCAGCTCAGCCTGGAAGAAGCGGTTGCGTTGATTAAACGCAATACCCGGATTTTTGTCCGCCGACAGGCAAACTGGTTTAAACCCGATGATGAACGCATCAAATGGTTCACGGTCAATACAAGCGATGAAGATGCCCAACTGATTGATGCTATGGATACTTATGTCAAGGAAAATTTATAAAATGGATCAAACAAAACCCTGGTTAGCCCAATATGATGAAGGCGTCCCCGCTGAGGTGGAGATTCCCAACCGCTCGCTGGTTGACCTATTTGCTGACGCAGTTCGAGAATCAGGAGATGCAACCTGCACAATCTATGAAGGAGAAGAGCTGACTTATCAACAGGTCGATGATTTCTCTGAACGAATTGCAGCGTACCTGCTTGACCAGGGCTTAAAAACAGGAGACCGGGTAGGCATCCTGTTGCCGAACTCTCCGGCTTTTGTAATCAGTTTTTTCGGAATACTTAAAGCGGGTGGAGTGGTGATGGCGCTGAACCCGGCTTTCCGGCTGGCAGAAATTGAAACACAGACTATCGAATCAGGGATTCGCGTTCTGATATTGAAAGAAGCTTTTTACACGACAGTTAAAACCCAGCCTTTTATGAACGACATCAGAACGGTTGTTGTCGACTCGGAGGCTGGCACAGTCCTTCCAGATGGTGATACGACCTGGGAAAAAATCATGGAAGCCTTTGCCGGTTGTGTGCCGGTGAATGTCGACATCAATCCTGACGACCCGGCGGTGTTCCAGTATTCGGGCGGGACAACTGGCATACCCAAATGCGCGATCGGGCTGCATCGCAACCTGGTTGCGAATGTTTACCAATTTAATCACTGGCTGGTGAATACCGAGCCTGGAAAAGAAACCATTTTGGTGGCAATTCCTGTTTATCATGTATACGGGATGGTCTTGGGCTTAAACCTGGCTGTAAAAATGAGGGCACGCATGGTGCTGATCCCTGATCCAAGGCAGCTTGACTACTTATTGGATGCAATCCAGACCTACCAGGCTTCAATTTTCCCTGGTGTTCCCAGTTTGTATGCAGCGATCAATCATTATCCACCTGTTTTAGAGGGAAAATATGATCTATCTTCGATAAAAGCCTGCATTTCAGGCTCTGCGACGCTGCCGATCAAAGTCAAGCACGAATTCGAAGCGCTCACCCGGGGACACCTGGTTGAAGGCTATGGCCTTTCTGAAGCGCCTACGGCCACTCATTGTAATCCAATTCTTGGTGAGAACCGTGAAGGTTCTATTGGATTGCCGCTCCCGAACGTGGATTGTAAAGTCGTTGACCTTGAGTCCGGAGAGCATGAGGTTGAAATTGGGGAGATTGGCGAATTGATCATCAAAAGTCCACAGGTGATGGCCGGATATCATCGGCGCCCAGAAGAAACAGCGCTGACCTTGCGAAACGGCTGGCTGTTTACCGGAGACGTCGTACGGATGGACCAGGATGGGTATTTCTACATTGTTGATCGAAAAAAAGATGTGATTAAGGTGGGGGGATTTCAGGTGTGGCCAAACGAGGTAGAAGCGGTGATCAACAAACATCCCAAGGTTAAGGAGGTTGCTGTTGCCGGGGTGGTTGATGAGCATGGAAATGAGGCAACAAAGGCCTGGGTGGTGCTGAAGCCGGGAGAAGAAAGCTCAACCGAAGAAATTCGGAGCTTTTGTGATCAATACCTCACGCGGTACAAAATTCCCAAACACATTGTGTTCATTGATGAACTCCCGCGGACGACAGTCGGAAAGGTGTTAAGGCGAGTTTTAGCGTCTGAGGAGTAAAAGGCAAAACAAAACAAAAAGGCTGTGAAATGAGTTACACAGCCCTTTAAGTGTGCGGAAAGTTACGATTAAACCGCTATTTGCGGGATGCCGCCTGTTTTTTCAACAG from Brevefilum fermentans encodes:
- a CDS encoding glycogen synthase, with protein sequence MTVNVLFVAAESEPFVKIGGLGDVAGALPAAIHHIAEQHPDSHPIDIRVALPYHQAIKKKGFQVEFLGEFPVAKKEETIPCQVYRYADGEYPIYFLDGAPIAAEAQVYSLITSEDGEKYVFFSLAALGLAEFLNWRLDVLHANDWHTAIAIYALKECAKHSAPLARTKTLHNLHNLPFMGYGIQQSLTDYGLPPTQNTLLPDWARHAPLPLGLLYADKIVAVSPNYAKEILTPEFGCGLEDFLQTRKTALTGIINGLDTTLWDPENDPHVQRNFSDRSLSLRLENKRALQSTFNLLEDDQVPLLTLISRMDPQKGIDIALKGLVYCQDLPWQAIFLGTGTPFVENLARELETRFPERVRAVIDYDNKLAHQLYAGADIFLMPSRYEPCGLSQMIAMLYGCVPIARKTGGLADTILPVSRQVDGGTGFLFTKPYPSAFADAVKRAIRYFNKPELWGNIQRNGMKMDFSWENSAHKYIDIYLELSNQRNVAA
- a CDS encoding amidohydrolase family protein, whose product is MIHADWILTNAIVLTMDDEFNLYEPGAVVVSGDSILAVGRQEEIQNAYQAENLLDCQGKILMPGLINAHTHVPMTLLRGLADDLRLDVWLMGYMMPVEREFVSPEFVRLGTKLACAESIRTGVTTFVDMYYFEHDIAEATAEAGLRAICSQTVLKFPTPDAASYEESLAAAEDFIKIWKDHPLIVPSVAPHAPYTCTDEIFFACTQLAQKYDVPLHTHIAETSNEVENIRKEFGMPVVPYVRKRGIFDAKVIAAHCVHIDEGEMRTIKNAGAGVAHNPSSNLKLASGFANVTRMLELGLNVGIGTDGPASNNDLDMIEEIRLASMIAKCVSGDPTALPARQTLAMATSMGAKAIHLDHLIGSLVVGKRADMILIGIDELHNSPNFKHNPDGIYAQVIYAAKSTDVSDVMVNGRWLMRDRDLLTLDERQLILEARSYAKEIDAFLIKRERSVLSKLIAIGGAMEEESFEVQSKVRINNPDAIIKALEKEAIDVEYTRHYREYDTYFFFEDESEGRLRYREDEFINREGKVTQVRSRLTLVGVSSEDTFEHDVVLSRSRYYAPATHSLRFYREYFAPVREIDIEKNRLRFKIQYKGTDFYINIDTLINPDLGHFLEVKSRTWGREDAIRKSNTIQELIEYLGASSEMAETQDYIEIVQAYFSSR
- a CDS encoding competence/damage-inducible protein A, which codes for MPTLEIITIGTELLLGEITDTNSTYIARTMRDHGIDIYRITTIGDNPNRIANTIKEGLQRADIIITTGGLGPTIDDPTRQAVADAVGRQLVFLDQLWEQIVERYKNFGRKPTENNRRQAYIPENAIPIHNPVGTAPCFIVEQDSKFIISLPGVPQEMKHLLHHDVIPFLKQRFQLEAHIIKAAVLHVASMGESVIDEIIADLEGKSNPTVGLLAHPGQVDIRITAKASSEQEADQLIIPIIDDLYQRLGDNIYGRDNETLDSIVTALLQENNLQLRVIIAGFEEELRIFPSTNQANIIFIDPRLTTPIDMATLTKIVASEYMAFTDSLVFGIAINIDDHLTLHLALQGAGETASVTRFYGGPIQHAQIWAKHVGLEFLRRYLKDIKGGSERETK
- a CDS encoding YraN family protein translates to MTYQKRIGKIGEAIAAKHLASKGYQILDQNFTSRFGEIDLVALDKDCVAFVEVKTRTSVGFGHPEESITESKLEKLENTALLWLEAHPEAPDDWRIDVIAILLDHQDNLRELKHFVNTI
- the miaA gene encoding tRNA (adenosine(37)-N6)-dimethylallyltransferase MiaA — its product is MSTEVKKPLIIILGPTAVGKTTAAMVLARRFGGEIVSADSRQLYRGMNIGTAKPTADEMNLVPHHLIDVADPDQVWSLGIYQREAYRAIGQIHGRGKLPFLVGGTGQYIRSIMEGWLIPPQEPDIALRKAITHWAEIIGSEALYDRLERIDPDAARQIDHRNVRRTIRALEVIFKTGERFSDLRQKQTCRYHLFVMGINRPREVLYDRIDQRVDEMLNQGLVQEVQGLLEAQLSPDLPTLSAIGYAEIIQYLQGQLSLEEAVALIKRNTRIFVRRQANWFKPDDERIKWFTVNTSDEDAQLIDAMDTYVKENL
- a CDS encoding long-chain-fatty-acid--CoA ligase — its product is MDQTKPWLAQYDEGVPAEVEIPNRSLVDLFADAVRESGDATCTIYEGEELTYQQVDDFSERIAAYLLDQGLKTGDRVGILLPNSPAFVISFFGILKAGGVVMALNPAFRLAEIETQTIESGIRVLILKEAFYTTVKTQPFMNDIRTVVVDSEAGTVLPDGDTTWEKIMEAFAGCVPVNVDINPDDPAVFQYSGGTTGIPKCAIGLHRNLVANVYQFNHWLVNTEPGKETILVAIPVYHVYGMVLGLNLAVKMRARMVLIPDPRQLDYLLDAIQTYQASIFPGVPSLYAAINHYPPVLEGKYDLSSIKACISGSATLPIKVKHEFEALTRGHLVEGYGLSEAPTATHCNPILGENREGSIGLPLPNVDCKVVDLESGEHEVEIGEIGELIIKSPQVMAGYHRRPEETALTLRNGWLFTGDVVRMDQDGYFYIVDRKKDVIKVGGFQVWPNEVEAVINKHPKVKEVAVAGVVDEHGNEATKAWVVLKPGEESSTEEIRSFCDQYLTRYKIPKHIVFIDELPRTTVGKVLRRVLASEE